One Alphaproteobacteria bacterium HT1-32 genomic region harbors:
- a CDS encoding alkaline phosphatase family protein: MIHIWQRSKQMARAVVLIVDGLRGDMVRPELTPNLAALAAASRHYPNHRGVFPSATRITSASISTGCLPGAHGLQGNAIAIDEGQGLQAVSVGPPEFRERWRAATGRTLHRPTLTQVLKDKGGAVIHTNSSAGAAHMQDPDGHGTLFHRSGSWRPGFEPVTGDEHPAVAYDAGGDAEVTRRFCDWLRDGPVSALNLLWICEPDHSQHVQELGSADHLANIAGADSRAGEVMAAVQGLRDRGEDVLFIAGSDHGHETARSVVPVTEMLVEQGFKESPVSSDVVLGSSGMGALLYFAPEALSRVDDIAGWLRAQAWCGDVFAGEELAAAGHRVDTPMQIAFSMAKSGEANRFGVPGLGDVCGDPFSPKDSTGFGQHGGLGPYETNPMLIVSGRGFATGVSDHQSSVTDITPTVLRHLDVDGPAMDGSPLQGL; the protein is encoded by the coding sequence GGTTCGCCCGGAACTGACACCGAATCTGGCTGCCCTGGCGGCAGCCTCCCGCCATTATCCAAACCACAGGGGTGTGTTTCCGTCTGCAACGCGGATTACGTCAGCCTCCATATCAACCGGCTGTCTGCCGGGCGCTCATGGCCTTCAGGGCAATGCGATTGCCATTGATGAAGGTCAGGGCCTGCAGGCGGTATCCGTTGGTCCGCCGGAATTCCGGGAACGCTGGCGGGCGGCGACGGGCCGGACATTACATCGTCCGACCCTGACGCAGGTTCTGAAAGATAAGGGCGGTGCCGTCATTCATACCAATTCCTCGGCAGGTGCGGCGCATATGCAGGACCCGGATGGTCATGGAACCCTGTTTCATCGCTCCGGGTCGTGGCGGCCGGGTTTTGAGCCGGTTACCGGTGATGAACATCCCGCCGTTGCTTATGACGCAGGCGGGGATGCAGAAGTGACCCGGCGGTTCTGTGACTGGCTTCGTGACGGCCCTGTCTCTGCGCTCAATCTGCTGTGGATTTGTGAGCCGGATCATTCGCAGCATGTGCAGGAACTGGGGTCAGCAGATCATCTGGCGAACATCGCCGGTGCGGACAGCCGGGCCGGAGAGGTCATGGCGGCGGTTCAGGGCCTGCGTGACCGGGGTGAGGACGTGCTGTTCATCGCCGGATCCGATCACGGTCATGAAACGGCACGAAGTGTGGTGCCGGTGACGGAAATGCTGGTGGAACAGGGCTTCAAGGAAAGCCCGGTCTCCAGTGATGTGGTGCTTGGCTCCAGCGGAATGGGCGCCCTGCTCTACTTCGCGCCGGAGGCTTTGTCGCGTGTTGATGACATCGCCGGCTGGCTGCGGGCACAGGCCTGGTGCGGCGATGTCTTTGCGGGTGAGGAGCTGGCTGCTGCCGGGCATCGTGTCGATACACCGATGCAGATTGCCTTCTCCATGGCAAAGTCCGGTGAAGCCAATCGTTTTGGCGTGCCGGGGCTGGGGGATGTCTGCGGTGATCCGTTCAGCCCGAAAGACAGTACCGGCTTTGGCCAGCATGGCGGTCTCGGCCCGTATGAAACCAACCCGATGCTGATCGTCTCTGGCCGGGGTTTTGCGACTGGTGTGAGTGATCATCAAAGCTCGGTCACCGATATCACGCCGACAGTGCTCCGTCATCTCGATGTTGATGGCCCGGCAATGGACGGCTCGCCCCTGCAGGGGCTTTAA
- the ald gene encoding alanine dehydrogenase, which yields MHVGVPKETKTHENRVGLTPESVAELTRRGHRVTVETNAGQGISKTDDDYRSAGAEISGDAAAIFAEAEMIIKVKEPQAAERRMLREGQILFTYLHLAPDAEQTRDLVDSGAICIAYETVTGADGRGLPLLTPMSQVAGRLSIQAGAHAMEWINGGRGLLLGGVPGVRPAKVTVIGGGVVGENAIQMAIGLGADISVLDRDVTVLDRLSHRYGPALTTLYSTAAALEEEVLSADLVIGAVLVAGAEAPKLVTADMVRRMKARAVMVDVAIDQGGCFETSKATTHVEPTYVVDDVVHYCVANMPSAVPGTSTYALNNVTLPYALALADKGYADALLSIPGFLPGLNVYRGQVTCQAVAEELGYGHADARKVLTS from the coding sequence ATGCATGTCGGCGTTCCAAAAGAGACCAAGACCCATGAAAACCGCGTTGGCCTGACCCCTGAATCGGTCGCAGAACTCACGCGTCGCGGGCACCGGGTGACGGTCGAGACCAATGCCGGCCAGGGCATCAGCAAAACCGATGACGACTATCGCTCTGCCGGTGCCGAAATCTCCGGCGATGCTGCTGCCATCTTTGCTGAAGCAGAGATGATCATAAAGGTGAAGGAGCCACAGGCGGCTGAACGTCGGATGCTGCGTGAAGGTCAGATTCTCTTCACTTATCTGCATCTGGCTCCGGATGCGGAACAGACGCGGGATCTGGTTGATAGTGGTGCAATCTGTATTGCATACGAGACTGTAACCGGTGCTGACGGGCGGGGTCTGCCATTGCTGACCCCGATGTCGCAGGTCGCCGGTCGCCTGTCCATTCAGGCCGGGGCTCATGCAATGGAATGGATCAATGGTGGCCGGGGTCTTTTGCTGGGCGGCGTGCCCGGCGTTCGTCCGGCAAAAGTAACGGTTATCGGTGGCGGGGTTGTTGGTGAAAATGCGATTCAGATGGCGATTGGTCTGGGGGCGGATATCTCGGTGCTGGACCGGGATGTCACCGTGCTGGACCGTCTTTCCCATCGTTATGGCCCTGCCCTGACGACACTTTATTCAACCGCCGCAGCCCTTGAAGAAGAAGTGCTGTCGGCAGATCTGGTGATTGGTGCCGTGCTGGTTGCTGGTGCGGAAGCCCCGAAACTGGTCACGGCTGACATGGTCAGACGCATGAAGGCGCGTGCGGTGATGGTTGATGTGGCTATCGATCAGGGAGGCTGTTTCGAGACATCAAAGGCGACAACTCATGTCGAGCCAACCTATGTGGTTGATGATGTCGTTCATTATTGTGTAGCGAACATGCCAAGTGCGGTTCCCGGAACATCAACCTATGCGCTGAACAATGTCACCCTGCCCTATGCACTGGCACTGGCAGACAAGGGATATGCAGATGCTCTGCTCTCAATTCCGGGTTTCCTGCCCGGACTGAATGTGTACCGGGGACAGGTTACCTGTCAGGCAGTTGCTGAGGAACTGGGGTACGGTCATGCGGACGCCCGTAAGGTTCTGACGTCCTGA
- a CDS encoding superoxide dismutase [Fe] (SodB; iron binding; present under aerobic and anaerobic conditions; destroys free radicals), with amino-acid sequence MAFSLPDLPYAQDALEPHITANTLSFHHGKHHNTYVVNLNGMIKDGPMADASLEEIIKASAGDASKAGVFNNAAQIWNHTFYWHSMKPGGGGKPTGALAAKIDEDFGSYDKFVEEFKAAGATQFGSGWAWLVLDGGKLKVTKTPNADLPMAHGQTALLTCDVWEHAYYLDFQNRRPDYLSTFLDSLVNWDFAAENLAKA; translated from the coding sequence ATGGCATTCTCACTCCCCGATCTGCCGTACGCGCAGGACGCTCTCGAGCCGCATATCACTGCGAACACGCTCAGCTTCCACCACGGCAAGCACCACAACACCTATGTCGTTAATCTGAACGGCATGATCAAGGACGGCCCGATGGCCGACGCCTCGCTGGAGGAAATCATCAAGGCTTCGGCTGGCGATGCTTCGAAGGCCGGTGTTTTCAATAACGCAGCCCAGATCTGGAACCACACCTTCTACTGGCATTCGATGAAGCCGGGTGGCGGCGGTAAGCCGACAGGCGCGCTGGCAGCGAAGATCGACGAAGATTTCGGTTCCTACGACAAGTTCGTTGAAGAATTCAAGGCAGCGGGTGCCACGCAGTTCGGCTCCGGCTGGGCATGGCTGGTTCTCGACGGCGGCAAGCTGAAGGTCACGAAGACCCCGAATGCAGACCTGCCGATGGCTCATGGCCAGACTGCCCTGCTGACCTGCGACGTCTGGGAACATGCTTACTATCTCGACTTCCAGAACCGTCGTCCTGACTATCTGTCGACTTTCCTCGACAGCCTGGTCAACTGGGACTTCGCAGCGGAAAACCTCGCGAAAGCGTAA
- a CDS encoding DUF2786 domain-containing protein, protein MTTDIEQIRDRIRRLRAMTVENGCTEAEAAVAAEKALDLMLRHGLSETVTSLDEASIVKHGKRLTPRDRLWRWVSMSTNTAVFFQPESDRTMTVRYIGKAPGPDIAVYLTEVLNRAVEDGLKTFREGRIYQSKRNPQAKRQATAEFTEAMVERLSRMLWKRMKQAHDEETYALACNALEERVPDARTVQHRNQRLRHWDARAAGHAAAGVVRLMDAVKTGFFRKQIGKG, encoded by the coding sequence TTGACCACTGACATCGAACAGATTCGCGACCGTATACGCCGCCTGCGGGCCATGACTGTCGAAAATGGCTGCACGGAGGCCGAAGCCGCCGTCGCGGCAGAAAAGGCACTGGACCTGATGCTGCGCCACGGTCTCAGTGAAACTGTCACCAGTCTTGATGAAGCGAGTATCGTCAAGCATGGCAAACGCCTGACGCCCCGTGACCGGTTATGGCGCTGGGTCTCCATGTCGACCAATACAGCCGTGTTCTTTCAGCCGGAGTCCGACCGCACGATGACCGTCCGCTATATCGGCAAGGCTCCCGGACCGGATATTGCCGTTTACCTGACGGAGGTGCTGAACCGCGCAGTGGAAGACGGGCTGAAGACATTCAGGGAGGGTCGGATCTACCAGTCAAAACGAAACCCTCAGGCCAAACGACAGGCTACCGCTGAATTTACCGAAGCCATGGTCGAGCGACTGAGCCGCATGCTCTGGAAACGCATGAAGCAGGCCCATGATGAGGAAACCTATGCCCTTGCCTGCAACGCACTGGAGGAGAGGGTGCCCGATGCCCGTACTGTCCAGCACCGTAACCAGCGCCTGCGCCACTGGGACGCCCGTGCAGCCGGTCATGCGGCTGCTGGCGTTGTCCGGCTGATGGATGCCGTAAAAACCGGCTTCTTCCGTAAACAGATTGGCAAGGGCTGA
- a CDS encoding GNAT family N-acetyltransferase yields MFELSATQPADLPAIENLLDTAFGPNRHAKTSYRYRVGVDPVPGLSFVARSQGTLLGSIAYYPVLIGASPDPVLLLGPIAVDPALHGRGIGASLMHHSLNLATSMGHGLTVLVGDPNYYKRFGFHPASPCGIWMPDEDQNRLQLRELSEGTLAHTSGEIRHWGSVRCAAA; encoded by the coding sequence ATGTTTGAACTTTCCGCGACTCAGCCGGCTGACCTTCCGGCCATCGAAAACCTGCTTGATACTGCTTTTGGCCCGAACCGGCATGCCAAGACCTCTTATCGTTACCGGGTTGGCGTCGATCCGGTTCCCGGCTTGTCTTTTGTCGCCCGCTCTCAGGGCACCTTGCTGGGCTCAATCGCCTATTACCCGGTACTGATCGGCGCCTCGCCAGATCCGGTCCTGTTGCTGGGACCGATTGCGGTTGATCCGGCGCTTCATGGTCGCGGCATTGGCGCCAGCCTGATGCATCACAGCCTCAATCTGGCGACGAGCATGGGGCACGGGCTAACTGTTCTGGTTGGCGATCCAAACTATTACAAACGGTTCGGTTTTCATCCGGCGTCACCTTGCGGAATCTGGATGCCGGACGAGGATCAGAACCGGCTTCAGTTACGGGAACTGAGTGAAGGCACTCTGGCTCACACCAGCGGCGAAATTCGCCACTGGGGGTCAGTTCGATGTGCCGCAGCGTGA
- a CDS encoding squalene/phytoene synthase family protein — MPHKTTDQQEWQPMPDEPALSYCAAEIRRYDRDRFLTALFAPPAIRENLFALYAFNHEIAKTRESVSEPMVGRIRLQWWREALDGIEANEPRKHEVVEALYRAQQSGLKIDSLRPLIDAREFDLDETAPATLDELVAYARKTSGKLGLTAASLLDIDDPDTLKAVEDAGTAHAVVGLIRAIPFHSRDRRRFIPDDVIAESGAGLDDLFELRSSEELKVAVSRIARTADKLIRQARKARTRQGRAAMPLLLLTSVAASNLKRIAKAGYDPASRAILTASPMLAANLWLRATIGRY; from the coding sequence ATGCCACACAAAACGACAGATCAACAGGAGTGGCAGCCGATGCCAGATGAACCAGCGTTATCCTATTGTGCCGCAGAAATCCGGCGATATGACCGTGACCGCTTCCTGACCGCGCTGTTTGCACCGCCTGCCATACGAGAGAACCTGTTCGCCCTCTATGCCTTCAACCATGAGATCGCGAAGACGCGGGAGAGCGTCAGCGAACCGATGGTCGGACGAATCCGCCTGCAATGGTGGCGTGAGGCGCTCGATGGGATCGAAGCCAACGAACCACGCAAACATGAAGTTGTCGAAGCTCTGTATCGCGCACAGCAGTCAGGTCTGAAAATCGACAGCCTTCGCCCGCTGATTGATGCCCGCGAGTTTGATCTGGATGAAACAGCGCCCGCGACACTGGACGAACTGGTCGCTTACGCCAGAAAAACATCGGGCAAACTGGGCCTCACTGCCGCCAGCCTGCTGGATATCGATGATCCGGACACACTGAAAGCAGTCGAAGATGCAGGAACTGCCCATGCGGTTGTCGGTCTGATCCGGGCCATACCTTTCCATTCACGGGACCGGCGGCGCTTCATCCCGGATGATGTCATTGCCGAATCCGGTGCCGGTCTGGATGATCTGTTTGAACTGCGGTCCAGCGAAGAACTCAAGGTCGCCGTTTCCCGGATCGCCCGGACCGCAGATAAACTGATCCGCCAGGCCCGGAAAGCACGGACAAGGCAGGGCAGGGCGGCCATGCCCCTGTTGCTGCTGACCAGTGTTGCCGCCTCCAATCTCAAACGTATTGCGAAAGCCGGTTATGATCCGGCCAGCCGGGCCATACTGACTGCCTCACCAATGCTGGCGGCCAATCTCTGGCTGCGCGCAACCATCGGTCGTTACTGA
- a CDS encoding winged helix-turn-helix transcriptional regulator codes for MTEIDLTDRKILNLLQTEGRISNADLAEQINLSPSACLRRVRRLEDEGVIDSYVALLDQTAIGKPSDIFVEITVASQRDEALRAFEAAVAELPDVMECYLMSGSSDYMLRVAAADTADFERIHKNLAQLPGLERTRSSFVLRTVCKKTAFHL; via the coding sequence ATGACAGAAATTGACCTGACAGACCGCAAGATTCTGAATTTACTTCAGACCGAAGGACGAATATCGAACGCTGATCTGGCCGAACAGATAAACCTGTCCCCCTCTGCCTGTCTGCGGCGTGTCCGGCGGCTGGAGGATGAGGGGGTGATCGACAGCTATGTCGCACTTCTCGATCAGACAGCCATCGGGAAGCCATCAGATATCTTTGTCGAAATTACCGTTGCCTCACAGCGCGACGAGGCTCTCCGGGCTTTTGAAGCAGCTGTCGCTGAATTGCCCGATGTCATGGAATGTTATCTGATGTCCGGATCGTCCGATTACATGCTCCGGGTTGCTGCAGCCGATACAGCCGACTTCGAACGCATTCACAAGAATCTGGCGCAATTACCGGGACTGGAGCGGACCCGTTCCAGCTTTGTCCTGAGAACGGTCTGCAAGAAAACAGCCTTCCATCTGTAA